In Anaerolineales bacterium, the DNA window TCAACGTCTCCTTGTGGACCGAGGGCGAAGATCGCATCGAGCGGCAAACCAACAGCGAAGGCGCGCTCGCGTCCGGCGAGCAGCGCTCGAATTCGATCGTCTTCCATGGGCGCCGACTCGTCAGGCAGTACGACCGCATTAGGTATCCAATCCAATCCCGGCTTAATGTCGCCATCCAGCGGAGAAAACACCCAGGAACCCAGGCTCGCGACAACCGGCCCCAGCGCCATGATCATGCGGTCCTGGCGGAAGAAATCGGCTGCAGAATTCCCTGAACCCGAGGGATCGATTTGAGCAACCCAATCCAGAGCCAACCCACCGGTGAGGATCACGAATCCCGCTTGCGATACGGCCGCAATCGTTTCCTCGTAGCTGAGGTCCCACAAATCGACGACCGTCACCTCCACGCCGGTCAGCGTCTCATAGTCATCGAGGAATTCACCTACCGCTTCGAAATCGTCCGAACCCAACGACAGGCAAAGCGGCGGGTAGGACAGATCGATAAGCGCCAGCATGCGTTCCATCAACATGGGTGTTTCATCTCCCAAGCTGGGAATGCTGTTGCTGAGCACCAGCCAGCCTTTGGAATCGGGTTTTCGGAAAGCGGGAAGGGTTTCACTCATTTTCATTCAACAACGACCATGCAGCCGCTGCAAGCAACGCGGCCGCTCGAGGTAGAACGGCCTCGTCAAAATCGAAGCGAGGATTGTGATGCGATTCGCAAAGACCCTTCTTTCGATTGTTGCTACCCATAAGCATGTAACAGCCCGGAATCGTCTGCATCATGAAAGCCATATCCTCGGAAGTCATCGACACTTCAGTTTCACACAAGGTTGCCTTGGGAAACATACTTGCGGCCAGGGTCGCCACTTTGTCGGTCAGTTCTGCGTCGTTGACCACCGGCGGGGTGAGCTGTTGCATATCGACGTTCGCCGTACAGCCCATCGAAGCCGAAACGCCATTGACGATCTCCTCCACGCGGCGTAGAACCATCTTACGCACTTCCGGGACAAATGTGCGAATTGTGCCGCGGAGCTGCACTTGTTCGGGGATCACATTGAAAGTCTCGCCAGCTTGTACCTGCGTTACACTGACGACCGCCGATTCGAGAGGATCGACGTTTCTCGAAACGACGGATTGCAAAGCGGTAACCACCTGCGCGGCTGCCAGAACCGGATCGACCGCCTCGTGAGGGATGGCGCCATGCCCACCTTTGCCCGTTATGCTGATTTCGAATAATTCCGCTCCCGCCATGACCGGTCCCGGCGTGAGGCCGATCCATCCCACGGGTCTTTCATTCCACAAGTGAAACGCAAGTGCATAATCCGGCTCCGGATCGGCCAACGCCCCCTCGCGAACCATGCCCTCGGCGCCGCCGAGGCCTTCTTCAGCGGGC includes these proteins:
- a CDS encoding amidohydrolase → MDYSAFAKHARSLKNDTVARRRDLHRHPELGFEEKRTAKIVAAVMNELDLQVRTEVAQTGVIALLEGSRSGPVVLMRFDMDALPIQEANDVPYASTVPGVMHACGHDGHTAVGITVARMLAERRDQLAGKVKFVFQPAEEGLGGAEGMVREGALADPEPDYALAFHLWNERPVGWIGLTPGPVMAGAELFEISITGKGGHGAIPHEAVDPVLAAAQVVTALQSVVSRNVDPLESAVVSVTQVQAGETFNVIPEQVQLRGTIRTFVPEVRKMVLRRVEEIVNGVSASMGCTANVDMQQLTPPVVNDAELTDKVATLAASMFPKATLCETEVSMTSEDMAFMMQTIPGCYMLMGSNNRKKGLCESHHNPRFDFDEAVLPRAAALLAAAAWSLLNENE